From a single Larimichthys crocea isolate SSNF chromosome XIII, L_crocea_2.0, whole genome shotgun sequence genomic region:
- the ice1 gene encoding little elongation complex subunit 1 isoform X3: MSEQMEQLKQENSKTMAEKNKLEDQMKEANEVTETQALENAQLKREMAVIENELLKVQTSLKISQAQADQVEKLIEENTKTTSIKDSLENKVGLLEDSIRKQNHQIFQLTKEKNLLEGNVYDLQKRLLKLERERSKEYRSTSTQASVPEEPKVDKEKFRMLLENLWACVEPQPQPSANLLHLPVSESSSKQVPPPPPLNRCRSLQSNTSHKIGESNGYPMQTDATYTLLKLSPPGRKAYKHQALLHPTSPEKRTDTPKKKKRLPKKHKTKESSLDTSEVSYEEIMALFKPLPPCLSPLSDMETNMDPMETDDGGQENHPKPSNDSVPLQQEESLLITTPVSDYCLESSALPTEEDVDLPVVTTEEVENISKDLGPNELSGVTEMKGKISTDGEEVHLKKEMQTVCLVSAASSSISDAAVVSLSEEPSCNVNPSSICETENSMEKAKDDHSETITKMDVDTSPSAVVGAKTVTPDDEESLGRSDTTVISEEAGNIQLVTSSVTSKTFVDSVRDTEAANTDGSAMDSCSLEQGSQDTAVSEPQEKEGCLGKDAGMPGDIPRLLNSSDGISTVSNKNVDKKLENDVSTKPVEENGNETQGTGGVLLKVEVKESHADQESAQVNTEIPSKKDVDAETVNSEILVDHRPPSDRQERKNIDCEPLKENTHSLCRVLSPSCLFPTVKTHTLETHPSTEKLNVDVNIEHFSTNQKPLQPVPCVEQEDVVKKDIVKDKSNHKVSKNKLDTINPTASLKQTVAATCLESSPNVQPPQCIGQVRSEMGPPLPRLLTPLLTPPKAGKSINPRQAIGKLSFPSPMDRPASPTTPIQAHLTPNSQQMSSTLNSPLPPNGVPSSPLQFGSATPKHALPVPGRLPLTAMTSSPSSSSSPSQENSMRILDTMYPELSAHARTLSILRGNVSLGIGSSESGLLPTTAGSQMSGFKTINSTSTAFTKTEVRGEKRRSISMLQPKTSKCLRLDNCSPTVSRKQVPSSSSSSGEETTLPQTLRPKNETTSPTTAEQNLIVNAFKKIEDQCFDLLVVIQSHLHVGNLPKKPVLRSEEKEVITEFCQGRLEDDMILAILKKLKAEKGDLSGNYLQALCRVYTGLCRQKRDWEKAHILAYSILTEDFPDAAKLILFMVATWPNVLSHTSPLCQAIHAVTKLKAEENLHKALSAFLGWEKNPPCDVDELISRALSNIRSGSSLSFTKHSRYGDDLGSEAWEQVFTLNLLCTHKKWRWTYENVLGPELWPLMNTWVLQPRDQQGPISDVTVATVLRLIGRLGQLGIKERCVSSVLSVASVINAFGKHGQTEGVPWAVQLAAIYCISELSPCNPKTALDALAGWRGETSQSVPPAVTSCIYQLASVCRQVKS; this comes from the exons ATGTCTGAACAGATGGAACAACTTAAGCAGGAAAACAGCAAGACAATGGCCGA GAAAAATAAACTTGAAGACCAGATGAAGGAGGCAAACG aagtgacagaaacacaggCACTTGAAAATGCACAACTGAAGAGGGAAATGGCCGTCATTGAGAATGAGTTATTGAAAGTACAG ACGTCTTTGAAGATATCTCAGGCACAAGCAGACCAAGTTGAAAAACTGATAGAGGAGAACACCAAGACAACAAGCAT AAAGGACAGCCTTGAAAATAAAGTTGGACTGCTCGAAG ACTCAATTCGCAAACAGAATCATCAAATATTCCAACTGACTAAAGAGAAGAATCTGCTAGAGGGAAATGTTTACGATCTCCAG AAGAGACTGCTGAAACTGGAACGAGAAAGGAGTAAAG AGTATAGAAGCACATCAACTCAAGCAAGTGTACCTGAGGAGCCTAAAGTTGATAAAG AAAAGTTCCGAATGCTGCTTGAGAATTTGTGGGCATGTGTAGAGCCGCAGCCACAGCCTTCTGCAAACCTGTTACACTTACCTG TTTCAGAGTCCAGTTCCAAGCAAGttccacccccccctccactAAACAGATGCCGCTCTCTTCAGAGTAACACGTCTCACAAGATCGGTGAATCCAACGGTTACCCCATGCAGACAGATGCCACTTATACACTGTTAAAACTCTCTCCTCCTGGACGGAAAGCCTACAAGCATCAAGCACTTCTGCACCCAACAAGTCCAGAGAAGCGGACAGACActcccaaaaagaaaaagcgaTTGCCCAAGAAGCACAAAACTAAAGAGTCATCTTTGGACACCTCAGAAGTATCTTATGAGGAGATAATGGCATTGTTTAAACCACTGCCTCCCTGCTTATCACCCCTTTCAGATATG GAGACAAACATGGATCCTATGGAGACCGACGATGGAGGACAGGAGAACCATCCTAAACCCTCCAATGACTCTGTTCCCCTTCAACAAGAGGAGTCCTTACTCATCACAACACCAGTGTCAGACTACTGTCTGGAATCTTCAGCTCTACCAACAGAGGAGGATGTGGACTTGCCAGTGGTCACAACAGAGGAAGTGGAAAACATTTCCAAAGACTTGGGACCAAATGAGTTGAGTGGTGTTACTGAAATGAAGGGCAAAATCAGCACAGATGGTGAAGAAGTGcatcttaaaaaagaaatgcagactGTGTGTTTAGTATCAGCAGCATCTTCTTCTATATCAGACGCAGCAGTGGTGTCATTAAGTGAAGAGCCATCCTGTAATGTAAATCCCAGTAGCAtctgtgaaactgaaaattctATGGAAAAGGCGAAGGACGATCATTCAGAGACGATAACAAAGATGGATGTAGACACAAGCCCTAGTGCTGTTGTTGGTGCCAAAACGGTCACTCCTGATGATGAAGAATCACTCGGAAGAAGTGATACAACTGTCATCTCTGAGGAAGCAGGAAATATACAGCTAGTTACTTCCTCTGTAACTTCCAAAACATTTGTTGACTctgtgagagacacagaggctgCGAATACAGATGGTTCAGCAATGGATTCTTGTAGTTTGGAACAGGGCAGTCAAGATACTGCAGTCTCAGAGCCTCAGGAGAAAGAAGGATGTCTCGGCAAGGATGCAGGCATGCCAGGAGATATCCCCCGTTTGTTGAACAGCAGTGATGGCATCAGTACTGTCTCAAATAAAAACGTTGACAAGAAACTTGAAAATGATGTATCCACAAAACCTGTTGAGGAAAATGGGAATGAAACACAAGGAACTGGAGGAGTGCTGTTGAAAGTGGAAGTTAAAGAGTCCCATGCTGACCAGGAATCTGCTCAAGTGAACACTGAAATTCCTTCGAAAAAGGATGTTGATGCAGAGACAGTAAACAGTGAAATACTAGTAGACCACAGACCTCCTTCTGACAGGCAAGAAAGGAAGAACATTGACTGTGaacctttaaaagaaaatacacattctCTCTGCAGGGTGTTAAGTCCTTCTTGTCTGTTTCCCACTGTAAAAACGCACACTTTGGAAACTCATCCAAGCACAGAAAAATTGAATGTTGATGTTAACATTGAGCACTTTTCAACAAACCAAAAACCTCTACAACCTGTGCCCTGTGTAGAGCAAGAAGATGTTGTTAAGAAGGATATAGTCAAAGACAAAAGTAACCATAAAGTGAGCAAAAACAAATTGGACACCATTAATCCGACTGCTTCGTTGAAGCAGACTGTCGCTGCAACATGTTTGGAATCAAGTCCAAACGTTCAACCACCACAATGCATTGGCCAAGTTCGCTCTGAAATgggtcctcctcttcctcgtctccTAACCCCTCTGCTCACACCTCCAAAGGCAGGCAAATCAATCAATCCAAGACAGGCTATTGGGAAACTCTCATTTCCCTCACCCATGGATAGACCAGCTTCGCCCACCACTCCCATCCAGGCCCACTTGACACCCAACAGTCAGCAGATGAGTTCAACTCTAAACAGTCCACTTCCTCCAAACGGAGTTCCCTCATCACCACTTCAATTTGGCTCTGCCACTCCAAAACATGCCTTGCCGGTCCCAGGACGCCTGCCCCTGACGGCAATGACTTCTTCCCCGTCGTCTTCCTCCAGTCCATCTCAGGAAAACTCCATGAGGATTCTTGACACCATGTACCCAGAGCTCTCAGCCCATGCTCGAACTCTGAGCATTCTCAGGGGGAATGTCAGTCTCGGCATTGGTTCATCAGAGAGCGGATTATTACCTACGACAGCAGGTAGTCAGATGTCTGGCTTTAAAACTATTAACTCCACTTCAACGGCTTTCACCAAGACtgaggtgagaggagaaaaaagacgCTCCATCAGCATGCTTCAACCTAAAACCAGCAAATGTCTCCGGCTAGATAACTGCTCTCCTACTGTCAGTCGCAAGCAGGtgccttcttcctcctccagcagtGGAGAGGAGACCACCTTACCCCAGACTCTGAGGCCTAAAAATGAGACAACCTCTCCAACCACCGCAGAGCAAAATCTAATAGTCAacgcttttaaaaaaattgaagACCAGTGTTTTGATCTATTAGTTGTGATTCAGAGCCATCTGCATGTTGGTAACCTGCCCAAAAAGCCCGTCTTgagaagtgaggagaaggaggtcaTCACTGAGTTTTGCCAAGGCAGATTG GAAGATGATATGATTCTTGCCATCctgaaaaaactgaaagcaGAGAAAGGAGACCTCAGCGGGAACTACCTCCAGGCCCTCTGCAGAGTCTACACGGGGCTTTGTAGACAGAAGAGGGACTGGGAGAAGGCTCACATCCTGGCCTACAGCATTCTCACAGAAG ATTTTCCAGATGCTGCTAAGCTGATTTTGTTCATGGTGGCAACATGGCCCAATGTTCTCTCACATACTAGTCCCCTGTGCCAGGCGATACATGCTGTCACCAAgctgaaagcagaagaaaacCTACACAAAGCCCTTTCAGCATTCCTTGGTTGGGAAAAG AATCCTCCCTGCGACGTTGATGAGCTGATCTCCAGAGCACTTTCTAATATTCGGTCAGGGTCGAGTCTGTCTTTTACTAAACACAGCCGGTACGGGGACGACCTGGGGAGTGAAGCTTGGGAACAAGTCTTCACGCTGAACCTCCTTTGTACGCACAAGAAGTGGAGGTGGACCTATGAAAATGTATTGGg ccCGGAGTTGTGGCCATTAATGAACACTTGGGTGTTACAGCCCAGAGATCAACAAGGACCCATCTCTGATGTCACTGTTGCCACTGTACTCCGACTTATAG GACGCCTTGGTCAGCTGGGCATCAAAGAGAggtgtgtttcctctgtgttaAGTGTTGCCAGCGTCATCAACGCATTTGGAAAGCATGGACAGACTGAAG GTGTGCCATGGGCGGTCCAGTTAGCAGCCATCTACTGCATCTCAGAGCTGTCTCCCTGCAACCCCAAAACAGCCCTGGATGCCCTCgcaggatggagaggagaaacGTCTCAGAGCGTCCCTCCTGCTGTTACCAGCTGCATTTACCAGTTAGCCTCTGTCTGCAGACAGGTTAAGagctga